One Globicephala melas chromosome 6, mGloMel1.2, whole genome shotgun sequence genomic window carries:
- the GRHPR gene encoding glyoxylate reductase/hydroxypyruvate reductase isoform X2, with protein sequence MRPVRLMKVFVTRRIPTEGSAALARAADCEVEQWDSDEPIPSKDLERGVAGAHGLLCLLSDRIDKKLLDAAGANLKVISTMSVGVDHLALDEIKKRGIRVGYTPDVLTDATAELAVSLLLTTCRRLPEAIEEVKNGGWTSWKPLWMCGYGLTQSTVGIIGLGRIGQAIARCLKPFGVQRLLYTGRQPRPQEAEEFQAEFVSTQQLAAESDFIVVACSLTPATRGLCNKDFFQQMKKTAVFVNISRGEVVDQDDLYQALASGQIAAAGLDVTTPEPLPTNHPLLTLKNCGECPFLITSVLLRPGHQHCQSPAPAEGPGLQFFPAAEPYWRVESSAWEARKGAAESARFGRPTRSKTANPTTIL encoded by the exons ATGAGGCCTGTGCGACTTATGAAGGTGTTTGTGACGCGCAGGATCCCCACCGAGGGCAGCGCCGCGCTCGCCCGGGCCGCAGA CTGTGAGGTGGAGCAGTGGGATTCCGATGAGCCCATCCCCAGCAAGGACCTGGAACGGGGCGTGGCCGGGGCCCATGGCCTGCTCTGCCTCCTCTCTGACCGCATAGACAAGAAGCTCCTGGATGCCGCAG GAGCCAATCTCAAAGTCATCAGCACAATGTCCGTGGGTGTCGACCACTTGGCTTTGGATGAAATCAAGAAGCG TGGGATCCGTGTGGGCTACACCCCAGATGTCCTGACAGATGCCACGGCCGAACTCGCCGTCTCCCTGCTGCTCACCACCTGTCGCCGGTTGCCTGAGGCCATCGAGGAGGTGAAGAA cGGCGGCTGGACCTCGTGGAAGCCCCTGTGGATGTGTGGCTACGGCCTCACACAGAGCACCGTTGGCATCATCGGGCTGGGGCGCATAG GCCAGGCCATTGCTCGGTGTCTGAAACCATTCGGTGTCCAGAGATTGCTTTACACAGGGCGCCAGCCCAGGCCTCAGGAAGCAGAGGAATTCCAGGCAGAGTTTG tgTCCACCCAGCAGCTGGCCGCTGAGTCTGATTTCATCGTCGTGGCCTGCTCCTTAACACCTGCAACCAGGGGGCTCTGCAACAAGGACTTCTTCCAGCAGATGAAGAAAACGGCCGTGTTTGTCAACATCAGCAG GGGAGAAGTGGTGGACCAGGACGACCTGTACCAGGCCCTGGCCAGTGGTCAGATTGCAGCTGCTGGACTGGACGTGACAACCCCAGAACCACTGCCTACAAACCACCCTCTCCTGACCCTGAAAAACTGCG GTGAATGCCCTTTTCTAATCACCTCAGTCCTCCTAAGGCCAGGCCACCAGCACTGCCAAAGCCCTGCTCCTGCTGAGGGACCTGGGCTCCAGTTCTTCCCCGCAGCTGAGCCATACTGGAGAGTGGAGTCTTCAGCCTGGGAGGCACGTAAGGGAGCGGCAGAAAGCGCAAGATTTGGCAGGCCCACTAGGAGTAAAACTGCG AACCCAACAACCATTCTGTGA
- the ZBTB5 gene encoding zinc finger and BTB domain-containing protein 5 isoform X1, producing MQCFSLEREKKNPRIMDFPGHFEQIFQQLNYQRLHGQLCDCVIVVGNRHFKAHRSVLAACSTHFRALFSVAEGDQTMNMIQLDSEVVTAEAFAALIDMMYTSTLMLGESNVMDVLLAASHLHLNSVVKACKHYLTTRTLPMSPPTERVQEQSARMQRSFMLQQLGLSIVSSALNSSQSGEEQPAPMSSSMRSNLDQRTPFPMRRLHKRKQSAEERARQRLRPTLDESAISDVTPENGPGVHSREEFFSPDSLKIVDNPKADGMTDTQDDSAIIFDRPFGAQEDAQVPSQSDNSTGNVTQLSMASRATQVEASFEQEATPEKSGFQCENPEAGLGEKEHMRVVVKSEPLSSPEPQDEVSDVTSQAEGSESVEVEGVVVSAEKIDLSPESSDRSFSDPQSSTDRVGDIHILEVTNNLEHKSTFSISNFLNKSRGSNFSANQNNDDNIPNTTSDCRLEGEAPYLLSPEAGPAGGPSSAPGSHMENPFSEPTDAHFVRPMQEVMGLPCVQTSGYQGGEQFGMDFSRSGLGLHSSFSRVMMSSPRGGASNFPYYRRIAPKMPVVTSVRSSQIPENSASSQLMMNAATSSFENGHPSQPGPPQLTRASADVLSKCKKALSEHNVLVVEGARKYACKICCKTFLTLTDCKKHIRVHTGEKPYACLKCGKRFSQSSHLYKHSKTTCLRWQSSNLPSTLL from the exons ATGCAGTG tttctccttggaaagggaaaagaaaaacccaaG gatcATGGATTTTCCTGGCCACTTTGAACAGATCTTCCAGCAGCTGAACTACCAGAGACTTCACGGCCAGCTCTGTGATTGTGTCATTGTAGTGGGGAACAGACATTTCAAAGCCCACCGCTCGGTACTAGCAGCATGCAGTACACATTTCCGAGCCCTGTTCTCTGTGGCAGAGGGAGATCAGACCATGAACATGATCCAGTTGGATAGCGAGGTAGTGACAGCGGAGGCCTTTGCCGCACTGATTGACATGATGTATACCTCCACCCTCATGCTGGGGGAGAGCAATGTTATGGATGTCTTATTGGCAGCCTCTCACCTGCACTTGAACTCTGTTGTTAAGGCATGTAAACATTACCTAACGACAAGGACGCTGCCCATGTCTCCCCCCACCGAGCGCGTTCAGGAGCAGAGTGCCCGCATGCAGCGCTCCTTTATGCTGCAGCAGCTGGGACTGAGCATCGTGAGCTCAGCCCTCAATTCCAGCCAGAGTGGTGAGGAGCAGCCGGCCCCCATGAGCTCCTCGATGCGCAGTAACCTGGACCAGCGGACACCCTTCCCCATGAGACGCCTGCATAAGCGCAAGCAGTCTGCAGAGGAGCGGGCCAGACAGCGGCTCCGACCCACCCTGGATGAGTCTGCCATCTCCGACGTTACGCCAGAGAATGGGCCGGGGGTTCATTCTCGGGAGGAGTTCTTTTCACCAGATTCTCTGAAGATCGTGGATAACCCTAAAGCTGACGGGATGACCGACACCCAGGATGACAGCGCCATCATATTTGACCGGCCCTTTGGTGCTCAAGAAGATGCCCAGGTGCCCAGCCAGTCCGACAACAGCACCGGCAACGTGACCCAGCTCTCCATGGCCTCCCGCGCCACTCAGGTCGAGGCTAGTTTTGAGCAGGAAGCCACACCTGAGAAAAGTGGTTTTCAGTGCGAAAACCCTGAGGCTGGCCTTGGTGAGAAGGAGCACATGAGAGTGGTGGTTAAATCTGAGCCCTTGAGCTCTCCTGAGCCTCAGGATGAAGTGAGCGACGTGACCTCCCAAGCGGAAGGCAGCGAAtcggtggaggtggagggagtgGTGGTCAGTGCCGAGAAGATAGACCTCAGCCCCGAGAGCAGCGACCGGAGTTTTTCAGATCCCCAGTCTAGCACTGACCGGGTAGGAGACATCCATATTTTGGAAGTCACAAATAACCTAGAACATAAATCCACTTTTAGCATTTCAAATTTTCTTAACAAGAGCAGAGGAAGTAACTTTAGTGCAAATCAGAACAATGACGATAATATCCCAAACACCACTAGTGACTGCAGGCTGGAGGGGGAGGCCCCTTATTTGTTGAGTCCAGAGGCTGGGCCTGCAGGCGGgccctcctcagcccctggctcTCACATGGAGAACCCGTTCAGCGAACCCACAGATGCTCACTTCGTCAGGCCTATGCAGGAAGTGATGGGCCTGCCATGTGTGCAGACCTCAGGCTACCAAGGAGGAGAACAGTTTGGGATGGATTTTTCCAGGTCTGGTCTGGGGTTGCATTCCTCCTTCTCCAGGGTAATGATGAGCTCCCCTAGAGGTGGAGCCAGTAACTTTCCATACTACCGCCGCATAGCTCCCAAAATGCCAGTGGTAACGTCAGTCAGGAGCTCACAGATCCCAGAGAACTCTGCCAGTTCCCAGCTAATGATGAACGCGGCCACATCCTCATTTGAAAATGGCCACCCTTCGCAGCCCGGCCCCCCGCAGTTGACGAGGGCATCTGCTGACGTCCTGTCAAAGTGCAAGAAGGCCTTATCGGAGCACAACGTCTTAGTCGTAGAGGGGGCTCGCAAGTATGCCTGCAAAATCTGCTGCAAGACTTTCCTGACCTTGACAGATTGCAAGAAGCACATCCGTGTTCACACAGGTGAAAAACCCTACGCCTGCCTCAAGTGCGGCAAGAGGTTCAGTCAGTCCAGCCACCTGTACAAACACTCGAAGACCACCTGCCTGCGCTGGCAGAGCAGCAACCTTCCCAGCACTTTGCTCTAA
- the ZBTB5 gene encoding zinc finger and BTB domain-containing protein 5 isoform X2: protein MQWIMDFPGHFEQIFQQLNYQRLHGQLCDCVIVVGNRHFKAHRSVLAACSTHFRALFSVAEGDQTMNMIQLDSEVVTAEAFAALIDMMYTSTLMLGESNVMDVLLAASHLHLNSVVKACKHYLTTRTLPMSPPTERVQEQSARMQRSFMLQQLGLSIVSSALNSSQSGEEQPAPMSSSMRSNLDQRTPFPMRRLHKRKQSAEERARQRLRPTLDESAISDVTPENGPGVHSREEFFSPDSLKIVDNPKADGMTDTQDDSAIIFDRPFGAQEDAQVPSQSDNSTGNVTQLSMASRATQVEASFEQEATPEKSGFQCENPEAGLGEKEHMRVVVKSEPLSSPEPQDEVSDVTSQAEGSESVEVEGVVVSAEKIDLSPESSDRSFSDPQSSTDRVGDIHILEVTNNLEHKSTFSISNFLNKSRGSNFSANQNNDDNIPNTTSDCRLEGEAPYLLSPEAGPAGGPSSAPGSHMENPFSEPTDAHFVRPMQEVMGLPCVQTSGYQGGEQFGMDFSRSGLGLHSSFSRVMMSSPRGGASNFPYYRRIAPKMPVVTSVRSSQIPENSASSQLMMNAATSSFENGHPSQPGPPQLTRASADVLSKCKKALSEHNVLVVEGARKYACKICCKTFLTLTDCKKHIRVHTGEKPYACLKCGKRFSQSSHLYKHSKTTCLRWQSSNLPSTLL, encoded by the exons ATGCAGTG gatcATGGATTTTCCTGGCCACTTTGAACAGATCTTCCAGCAGCTGAACTACCAGAGACTTCACGGCCAGCTCTGTGATTGTGTCATTGTAGTGGGGAACAGACATTTCAAAGCCCACCGCTCGGTACTAGCAGCATGCAGTACACATTTCCGAGCCCTGTTCTCTGTGGCAGAGGGAGATCAGACCATGAACATGATCCAGTTGGATAGCGAGGTAGTGACAGCGGAGGCCTTTGCCGCACTGATTGACATGATGTATACCTCCACCCTCATGCTGGGGGAGAGCAATGTTATGGATGTCTTATTGGCAGCCTCTCACCTGCACTTGAACTCTGTTGTTAAGGCATGTAAACATTACCTAACGACAAGGACGCTGCCCATGTCTCCCCCCACCGAGCGCGTTCAGGAGCAGAGTGCCCGCATGCAGCGCTCCTTTATGCTGCAGCAGCTGGGACTGAGCATCGTGAGCTCAGCCCTCAATTCCAGCCAGAGTGGTGAGGAGCAGCCGGCCCCCATGAGCTCCTCGATGCGCAGTAACCTGGACCAGCGGACACCCTTCCCCATGAGACGCCTGCATAAGCGCAAGCAGTCTGCAGAGGAGCGGGCCAGACAGCGGCTCCGACCCACCCTGGATGAGTCTGCCATCTCCGACGTTACGCCAGAGAATGGGCCGGGGGTTCATTCTCGGGAGGAGTTCTTTTCACCAGATTCTCTGAAGATCGTGGATAACCCTAAAGCTGACGGGATGACCGACACCCAGGATGACAGCGCCATCATATTTGACCGGCCCTTTGGTGCTCAAGAAGATGCCCAGGTGCCCAGCCAGTCCGACAACAGCACCGGCAACGTGACCCAGCTCTCCATGGCCTCCCGCGCCACTCAGGTCGAGGCTAGTTTTGAGCAGGAAGCCACACCTGAGAAAAGTGGTTTTCAGTGCGAAAACCCTGAGGCTGGCCTTGGTGAGAAGGAGCACATGAGAGTGGTGGTTAAATCTGAGCCCTTGAGCTCTCCTGAGCCTCAGGATGAAGTGAGCGACGTGACCTCCCAAGCGGAAGGCAGCGAAtcggtggaggtggagggagtgGTGGTCAGTGCCGAGAAGATAGACCTCAGCCCCGAGAGCAGCGACCGGAGTTTTTCAGATCCCCAGTCTAGCACTGACCGGGTAGGAGACATCCATATTTTGGAAGTCACAAATAACCTAGAACATAAATCCACTTTTAGCATTTCAAATTTTCTTAACAAGAGCAGAGGAAGTAACTTTAGTGCAAATCAGAACAATGACGATAATATCCCAAACACCACTAGTGACTGCAGGCTGGAGGGGGAGGCCCCTTATTTGTTGAGTCCAGAGGCTGGGCCTGCAGGCGGgccctcctcagcccctggctcTCACATGGAGAACCCGTTCAGCGAACCCACAGATGCTCACTTCGTCAGGCCTATGCAGGAAGTGATGGGCCTGCCATGTGTGCAGACCTCAGGCTACCAAGGAGGAGAACAGTTTGGGATGGATTTTTCCAGGTCTGGTCTGGGGTTGCATTCCTCCTTCTCCAGGGTAATGATGAGCTCCCCTAGAGGTGGAGCCAGTAACTTTCCATACTACCGCCGCATAGCTCCCAAAATGCCAGTGGTAACGTCAGTCAGGAGCTCACAGATCCCAGAGAACTCTGCCAGTTCCCAGCTAATGATGAACGCGGCCACATCCTCATTTGAAAATGGCCACCCTTCGCAGCCCGGCCCCCCGCAGTTGACGAGGGCATCTGCTGACGTCCTGTCAAAGTGCAAGAAGGCCTTATCGGAGCACAACGTCTTAGTCGTAGAGGGGGCTCGCAAGTATGCCTGCAAAATCTGCTGCAAGACTTTCCTGACCTTGACAGATTGCAAGAAGCACATCCGTGTTCACACAGGTGAAAAACCCTACGCCTGCCTCAAGTGCGGCAAGAGGTTCAGTCAGTCCAGCCACCTGTACAAACACTCGAAGACCACCTGCCTGCGCTGGCAGAGCAGCAACCTTCCCAGCACTTTGCTCTAA
- the ZBTB5 gene encoding zinc finger and BTB domain-containing protein 5 isoform X3, translated as MDFPGHFEQIFQQLNYQRLHGQLCDCVIVVGNRHFKAHRSVLAACSTHFRALFSVAEGDQTMNMIQLDSEVVTAEAFAALIDMMYTSTLMLGESNVMDVLLAASHLHLNSVVKACKHYLTTRTLPMSPPTERVQEQSARMQRSFMLQQLGLSIVSSALNSSQSGEEQPAPMSSSMRSNLDQRTPFPMRRLHKRKQSAEERARQRLRPTLDESAISDVTPENGPGVHSREEFFSPDSLKIVDNPKADGMTDTQDDSAIIFDRPFGAQEDAQVPSQSDNSTGNVTQLSMASRATQVEASFEQEATPEKSGFQCENPEAGLGEKEHMRVVVKSEPLSSPEPQDEVSDVTSQAEGSESVEVEGVVVSAEKIDLSPESSDRSFSDPQSSTDRVGDIHILEVTNNLEHKSTFSISNFLNKSRGSNFSANQNNDDNIPNTTSDCRLEGEAPYLLSPEAGPAGGPSSAPGSHMENPFSEPTDAHFVRPMQEVMGLPCVQTSGYQGGEQFGMDFSRSGLGLHSSFSRVMMSSPRGGASNFPYYRRIAPKMPVVTSVRSSQIPENSASSQLMMNAATSSFENGHPSQPGPPQLTRASADVLSKCKKALSEHNVLVVEGARKYACKICCKTFLTLTDCKKHIRVHTGEKPYACLKCGKRFSQSSHLYKHSKTTCLRWQSSNLPSTLL; from the coding sequence ATGGATTTTCCTGGCCACTTTGAACAGATCTTCCAGCAGCTGAACTACCAGAGACTTCACGGCCAGCTCTGTGATTGTGTCATTGTAGTGGGGAACAGACATTTCAAAGCCCACCGCTCGGTACTAGCAGCATGCAGTACACATTTCCGAGCCCTGTTCTCTGTGGCAGAGGGAGATCAGACCATGAACATGATCCAGTTGGATAGCGAGGTAGTGACAGCGGAGGCCTTTGCCGCACTGATTGACATGATGTATACCTCCACCCTCATGCTGGGGGAGAGCAATGTTATGGATGTCTTATTGGCAGCCTCTCACCTGCACTTGAACTCTGTTGTTAAGGCATGTAAACATTACCTAACGACAAGGACGCTGCCCATGTCTCCCCCCACCGAGCGCGTTCAGGAGCAGAGTGCCCGCATGCAGCGCTCCTTTATGCTGCAGCAGCTGGGACTGAGCATCGTGAGCTCAGCCCTCAATTCCAGCCAGAGTGGTGAGGAGCAGCCGGCCCCCATGAGCTCCTCGATGCGCAGTAACCTGGACCAGCGGACACCCTTCCCCATGAGACGCCTGCATAAGCGCAAGCAGTCTGCAGAGGAGCGGGCCAGACAGCGGCTCCGACCCACCCTGGATGAGTCTGCCATCTCCGACGTTACGCCAGAGAATGGGCCGGGGGTTCATTCTCGGGAGGAGTTCTTTTCACCAGATTCTCTGAAGATCGTGGATAACCCTAAAGCTGACGGGATGACCGACACCCAGGATGACAGCGCCATCATATTTGACCGGCCCTTTGGTGCTCAAGAAGATGCCCAGGTGCCCAGCCAGTCCGACAACAGCACCGGCAACGTGACCCAGCTCTCCATGGCCTCCCGCGCCACTCAGGTCGAGGCTAGTTTTGAGCAGGAAGCCACACCTGAGAAAAGTGGTTTTCAGTGCGAAAACCCTGAGGCTGGCCTTGGTGAGAAGGAGCACATGAGAGTGGTGGTTAAATCTGAGCCCTTGAGCTCTCCTGAGCCTCAGGATGAAGTGAGCGACGTGACCTCCCAAGCGGAAGGCAGCGAAtcggtggaggtggagggagtgGTGGTCAGTGCCGAGAAGATAGACCTCAGCCCCGAGAGCAGCGACCGGAGTTTTTCAGATCCCCAGTCTAGCACTGACCGGGTAGGAGACATCCATATTTTGGAAGTCACAAATAACCTAGAACATAAATCCACTTTTAGCATTTCAAATTTTCTTAACAAGAGCAGAGGAAGTAACTTTAGTGCAAATCAGAACAATGACGATAATATCCCAAACACCACTAGTGACTGCAGGCTGGAGGGGGAGGCCCCTTATTTGTTGAGTCCAGAGGCTGGGCCTGCAGGCGGgccctcctcagcccctggctcTCACATGGAGAACCCGTTCAGCGAACCCACAGATGCTCACTTCGTCAGGCCTATGCAGGAAGTGATGGGCCTGCCATGTGTGCAGACCTCAGGCTACCAAGGAGGAGAACAGTTTGGGATGGATTTTTCCAGGTCTGGTCTGGGGTTGCATTCCTCCTTCTCCAGGGTAATGATGAGCTCCCCTAGAGGTGGAGCCAGTAACTTTCCATACTACCGCCGCATAGCTCCCAAAATGCCAGTGGTAACGTCAGTCAGGAGCTCACAGATCCCAGAGAACTCTGCCAGTTCCCAGCTAATGATGAACGCGGCCACATCCTCATTTGAAAATGGCCACCCTTCGCAGCCCGGCCCCCCGCAGTTGACGAGGGCATCTGCTGACGTCCTGTCAAAGTGCAAGAAGGCCTTATCGGAGCACAACGTCTTAGTCGTAGAGGGGGCTCGCAAGTATGCCTGCAAAATCTGCTGCAAGACTTTCCTGACCTTGACAGATTGCAAGAAGCACATCCGTGTTCACACAGGTGAAAAACCCTACGCCTGCCTCAAGTGCGGCAAGAGGTTCAGTCAGTCCAGCCACCTGTACAAACACTCGAAGACCACCTGCCTGCGCTGGCAGAGCAGCAACCTTCCCAGCACTTTGCTCTAA